The sequence TCAGGACATAGACCGTAACAAAAACCGGTCGTTTGGCCGGTCGTCGCTCCTCACCCCGGTCAAGGAAGGGCAACAGCGCCAGAAATGTCATGAGTCCGCCCTGCACAGCCAGCCCGAGGAACTTGCTCGGGAAAATCTTCAAGGTTTGATAGGCCCAGAGGAAATACCATTCCGGCTTGATATGCTCCGGCGTATTGAACGGATCGGCAGGTTCCAGGGCATCAGGGGGAATAAACAACTGTGGGGCATAGAAGGTGACCGCAACCAACGCCGCCAGAAAGAAACAGACCATCGCCATCTCTTCGGTGGTGTAATGCGGGAAGAATGGAATACCATCTTCGTGCTTCTCGTGCTTGAATTCGGTACCAACTTTTGCCGGCCGAGCCTTTTCGCCGAAAGGCGGCGTTGATATCCCGATTTTCCGGACGCAGAAGAGATGAAATCCAATCAGCCCGAGCAGACCCAGAGGGAGGACCACGACATGCAGGGCAAAGAACCGCCCCAGGGTTTGCGCTCCGACCGATGGTCCGCCGCGGGCGAACTCAACCAGTTTATCGCCGATGATCGGCACCGCTCCGGCGGCATCGGTAGCGACGGTCGTTGCCCAGAAGGAGAGCTGGCTCCAGGGCAGAAGGTAGCCGGTCAGGCAGAGGACCAGGGCAATATTGAAAATAACGAAACCGGAGAGCCAGGTCAGTTCGCGTGGTTTTTTATAAGACCCCATGAACAGAACCGACAGCATGTGCAGAAGCAGCACGACAACGATCAGGTTTGAGCCGACGGCGTGAAGATTACGGATCAGCCAGCCGTAAGGGACCTCATTAACAATAGTTTCGACACTGGCGAACGCCTTGTCGACGTGCGGGACATAGTAAATCAGCAAGAGGATTCCGGTCAGGAACTGAAGGCCGAACAGCACCAGCAAAACAGTGCCGAGGGAGTACCACTTGTTGATATTGCCCGGGACAAGATATCCGGTCGTATTTTCACGCCAGATCTCACGGACTCCGAGCCGGACATCAACCCAGTCGATAACCATATCAAAAATTTTCATAACTCCCCCTATCCGACCAGAACCTGGTCGCCTTCGAGGGCAACCGGGAAGTTTTCGAGAGCCGACGGCGGCGGTCCGGCAACAACATCACCGGCCGGTGAAAACTTGCCGCCATGGCAGGGGCAAAGGAAATGATTATCCTCAGCAATCCACTTGACGATACAGCCGAGATGGGTGCAAACGGCACTCATGGCGACAAATCGACCCGGCTCGGGTTGGAGCAGAACGGCCGGCTTGCCACGATAATCAAAGAAATGGGCAGTTCCGACGGCCACGGTCTCCCTGGCAATCTTGATTTTACCGCCGCTTCCGGATTGATTCTCGGGTGACAAAAATCTGAAAATCGGCCAACCGGCGGCCGCAGCAAGAACCCCGCCGACGCCGGTCAGCATAACCAGCAGAAACCGCCGACGCTGGGATGGCAACACAGTACGATCGTCCATTACACCTCCTCGATCAAGCAAAGACGCACGCGTGAAAAACTCTTCATTTATCCAAACGGGGGATCCCTCCTGACCAGAACTCCCGTCAAAAAACGAATATCAATACTAATTGATAATCTAGCGCTCGACAAGTCCGCGCACCGGGACCCTTATTTCGCCGAGGCTCTTGTCATCGGTTCGTATCAAAAGATACCCATTCAGATGCCTGGTCTCTTCATTAGGCCTGGCATAGGCTTCAAAAGAAACATCCTCTCCCGGCGGCAGATTCTTCGCCCCGGTGGTCGCACCGAGGGCAATATTGTTAGCGCGGATGTTTTCAATTTTGAGTGAATTATTCGTAGCGTTGGTCAGAACCAAAGGTAATTTCTTTTCCTGGCCGACCTTCACGGAACCGAATTCCAGTGTCAGAGGCGAATATCCAACCAGCGGTTTGACCTCCCCCTGCAGCATAAATCTGCCGGAAGTCTTGTTTGGCAAATTGCCGTAAAGATAGATCACCTTTTGGACGCGACCGCGAAAACGCGACGAATCAAAAGTCGCCTTGATCGTACCGGTTTCGCCGGGCGCAAGTTTTTTCGACGAAAGCAGAGCCGCCGTACACCCACAGGAACTCTTGACCCGATCAATCAAAAGCGGTTCATCACCCGCATTTGCAAAAGAAAAGGTATGGACCACCTTGTCTCCCTGAAAAACTTCGCCAAAATCGTAGGTTGACTGTTCGGCATGCAAAACCGGAGTTGCACTGACAGTTGATATTAAAGCTATTGAAAGGAACAATACCATTAACAGGCAGGTGAACTTATGACACATAGTTTTCTCCAGCAGACAGAAAATCGGGCTCGCCGAAATGAATCAACAATTCAACCATAATACAACATCAAGTCATCAGCAAGCAAACAGCTCTTCCAACTATGAAAAATTGACACAAAACGCATTACTTGATATAGAATACCGGTTTAATAATCAGCATTTGAAAGGTTCGAGACAAATATGACACCCCCCCAGCTGAAGCTGCTTTACTCCAAAGATGCAATCGCCAAAGAAGTTTCTCGGCTGGCACAGGAAATCAGTGAGGACTTTCGTGACGAAGAAGTGTTGATGGTCAGTGTCCTGAAGGGCTCGTTTTTATTTGTTTCCGATCTGATTCGCGAGGTCTCAATTCCGGCATCGATCGATTTTGTACGACTCGCCAGTTATGGCTCGGATACTCGATCTTCAGGTCTTGTCGAGATTCGTAAAGACCTCGAAATGCCCTTGAAAAACAGAAATGTCATTATTATCGAGGACATCATAGATAGCGGCCACACGATTGAAACACTCTACCACCGGCTTTCGCTGCGGGAGCCCAAAGTCCTGAAGGTTTGCACCCTGATCGACAAGAGGAGTCGGCGCGAAGTCGAATTTGAAGCCGACTATGTCGGCCTTGCTATGGATGACGGATTTATAGTCGGCTATGGCCTCGATTTTGATGAAAAGTACCGCAACCTCAATGAAATTTATCTGGTCGAAAACGCCTGATCCGTTACCGAGGAGAACCTGAGATGGTCATACAATGTTCGTCTTGTGATACCCGTTTCAAACTTGCGGACGACAAAATTAAACCGGGCGGCGTAAAAGTACGCTGTTCGAAGTGCAAGGAAGTCTTCACCGTTACGCCCCCGGAAGAAGAAGCAGCGGCGGAAGAAGAAAGTTCTCTCGACTTATCCGGCGGAGATGATTCAGCTGAAAGTCCGGGCACCGACTGGAGTGATCTCAATTCCGACAGTGAAAGCGGTGCAGAAGAGAGCTCTTCAGAAGACGAAGGCGGTATCGACTGGAGCGATATGGGTGGCGATGACGCCGCCGAAGACCAGGAGGATGAAGGGAGCAGTGACGATTTCTCGTTTGGTGATGACACATCGACCGAGACCGGTAATATCTCTTTTGACGACAACGACAACAGCGATTCAAGTTCCGTTGATTTCGGCTTCGATGAGCCCTCTGCCGAGTCTTCCGACGAAGATTTCGGTTTTGATTCACCATCATCCGATTCCGATTCGGCCGATGATGACTTCGGTTTTGACGAACCGGTCGGCGCAGGTGCACAGGACGAGTTTTCGTTTGACGATGACGCAGGTGGTTCGCCAGCCGCTTCGGTGGATGCGGCGCCTGACTTCGACTGGGATGGCAACTCGGGTGAAAGCAGCGGCGGCAATGATGACTTCGACTTCGGAGATGCCGACAGCAGCGGCGATGGCGACATGGACTTCAGTAGTGTCGCCCTTGAAAACAATGAGGAATCGCCCGCGCCCCAGGCATCGCCTCCCGAACCGGAACCAAGCTCTTTGGTCGCTGAAGACGCTGAAAAGCCTTTATCGGCAAAAGGCCCGCAAAAAAGGACCGGGGCCAAGAAATCCCGTAAAAAGAAAAAGAAGAAAAGCGGTGCAATGCGGGGTTTTCTGTTCTTTATCCTCTTCATTCTTCTACTGGCAGGTGGTCATGCCGGCATCCTCTACTGGAAAGGATACTGGAAGGGCGATCCGACAGAATTCACCAACATGGACCACAAGACGGTTCACCTTCAGCCCTATAAGGAAATCTATGCCGAGTTGACCGGCGGGAAGATCAAAAAAGGCCCGGTTGGGCAAATTTCAATCCTCGGGATGAGCGGCCGCTTTATTGAAAACATCAATGCCGGTACGATCTTTATCATCGAGGGATCAGTCAAGAACGAATTCAAGGAGACCCGGTCAGCAATCGCAGTCAGGGGTATTCTTTACGGTCAGTCAGGCAAGCCAACGATGCGCAAGAAGGTCTATTGCGGCAATATTCTGTCGGATGAGGAGTTGCAAACACTGGACATCGACACCATAGCAGAACGGCTCGACAATCAGTTTGGTGATTCCCTGTCAAATCTCGATGTATCCCCGGGCGTGGAACTCCCATACGTTATCGTATTCGGAAAACTGCCGGACAACCTGGCCGAGTTCAATGTTGAAGTCGCTGAATCGGCTCCCGGTTCGGACGAGTAGGCCGGCCTGAAATCAAACAAAAAGGCCACGCTTTTGCGTGGCCTTTTTTCTGTTGCAGAAAGCGCCGGACGATTCAAATACCCCGCCCGACAACACAAACCTGGATCAGGGTCCTTCGATAGCATCGACCGGACAGGAATCGACACAAGCGGCACAATCAGTGCAGAGCCCGGCATCGATAACGTGCTTTTCCTCGCCTTCACTGATCGCGTCAACCGGACAGGTCGGCAGGCAGGCACCACAGTTGATGCACTCATCATTGATAGTATGAGCCAACGAAATCACCTCCTTTACCTAAAATTAATTCCTTGGAATCTGTAAATCGGAACAAAGTTTAACCTACTTATGAATCTCTGTCCACAGCAAACAACATAACCGGAAAAACCTTGCTAAATCGATACTCTTCATATATCTTATTCCTTCTTTAAAACACTGTTTATTTTTCATACTGATAGGAATCTAGCACTGGAGGAGGTTGTTATTATGGATATTCTTGCATTGAATTGCGGAAGTTCTTCGGTCAAATACCAGCTTTTTGACTGGGAGAAAAAAGAGATCATTGCCAAGGGGATGGTTGAGCGGGTCACGATCGGTGATTCATTCATCATTCACGAGGTGCCGGGTCGTGATACCTATCGCGAAGAATATGAATGTCCCGACCATGAAGTCGCCATTCACCTGATATTAAAAACCCTCGCCGCAAATGAGACCGGGGTCGTCAGCAGTATGGATGAAATCTCTGCGGTTGGCCACAGGGTCGTGCATGGTGGCGAGAAGTTTGCCCGCTCGGTTATGATCGACAATGAAGTTCTCAACGCGATCAAGGAAGTTCAGCATCTGGCACCGCTGCACAACCCGCCCAACATCTCGGGGATTGAAGCGGCGCAGGCTAACCTGCCGAACGTGCCGCATATCGCAATTTTTGATACGGCTTTCCATCAGACTATGCCGGAACATGCCTATATCTACCCGCTGCCGTACGAGTGGTATGAAAAACACAGCGTTCGCCGTTACGGTTTTCACGGGACCAGTCATCTCTATGTGTCTAAACGGGCTTCGGTTCTGCTCGGCAAAGAGCCAAAGGACTGCAATATTATTACCATGCATATCGGCAACGGCGTTTCGCACTGCGCTATCAAGAATGGTATCTCGGTCGACACTTCAATGGGCCTGACTCCACTTGAAGGGGCTGTCATGGGGACGCGCTGCGGCGATATCGACCCGGCGATACCGGCCTTCATCATGGAGAAAGAGGAATTGTCGCCGAAAGAGATCGACTCGGTTCTCAACAAGAAGTCGGGTGTTCTCGGGATCACCGGTCACTACACTGACCGGCGCGACGTTCTTGAGGGGATCGAAAACGGCGACGAAAAATGCAAGCTCGCACTCGAGATTGAAGCCTATCGGCTCAAGAAATACATCGGCTCCTACTGTGCCGCCCTGGGCCGGCTTGATGCCGTCGTCTTTACTGCCGGTGTCGGCGAAATGGGAGCGGACATCCGTGAGAAAGCTCTCGAAAACCTCGAGCATATCGGTATTATTCTCGACAAGGAAGTTAACACCAGGACGATGACCCGAAAGGTAGAAACCGAGATCACGACTCCCGACTCACCGGTCAAGGTTTTCGTTATTCCGACCGATGAGGAACTGGTCTTCACCGAGGACGTTGTGGCGATCCTCGAAAACACCTATACCGATCACATGAATTTCGAGTACAGTTTCAGCAGGAAGGATTTTGTCAAAGAATAATTTCCTGCTTCCAATTGATGGTATTGAAAAGGGTCAGGCTGTTGCCTGACCCTTTTCAATACAACATGTCAAACCCTCTAGCCTTGCGCCTGCACCGCGGTAATCGCCGATACCGAAACGATATCATCGACCGAACAGCCACGTGACAGGTCATTGACCGGCTTGGCCAGCCCCTGGACGATCGGACCGACCGCCTCGGCGCCGGCAACCCGCTCGACCAGCTTGTAGCCGATGTTGCCGGCATCAAGATCGGGAAAAATGATGGTATTTGCCTTGCCGGCAACCGGCGAGCCCGGGGCCTTTTTCTCACCGACCTTCGGCAACAGTGCGGCATCTGCCTGAAGTTCACCGTCTATCTGCAACTCCGGGGCCGCTTCCTGGGCAATCTTCAAAGCTTCGAGAACCTTGTCGGCATCGGGATGGCTGGCGCTACCCTTGGTCGAGAACGACAACATTGCAACCCGGGCCTCGACTCCGAGGAAGCTCTTGCAGCTGGCGGCTGTACTGATCGCAATTTCAGCCAACGCCTGGGCATCCGGGTTCGGATTAACTGCGCAATCGGCAAAGCAGAGGACGCCGTTCTCGCCGAAGTCGGTATTATTAGTCACCATCAGGAATACGGACGAAACCGTCTTGATCCCCGGGGCGGTGCCGATCACCTGAAAAGCGGCCCGCAAAACATCGCCGGTCGTATTGTCAGCACCGGCAACCATACCGCCGGCATCGCCTTTGCGGACCATCATCGCTCCGTAAAAAAGATTATCTTCCGCGGTCAGAATTTCCCGGGCCTGGTCAGCGGTCATCCCCTTCTTTTCGCGCAACATCACCAACTCATCAACGTAGCCGCCAAGAGCCGATGCAGTCTTCGGATCGATCAGGTCAACCCCGTCAAGCGTGACCCCGATTTCCTGCGCTTTTGCTTGCAGTGCCGACGGATCACCGAGCAGAACTACCTTCGCCAGCCCATCCCCGACAATCCGGCCCGCGGCTTCGATCATCCGATCGTCATAACTCTCCGGCAGAACGACTGTCTGCAGGCTCTCCCTGGCTTTCGCCTTGATCTGGTCTACCAGATGCATAATAATCCTCCTATAAAGTAAAAGATGTTCGAATAGAACATGGTTTGAATGAGCTCCCATTTATATCCGAACCCTGATGACCGGTCAAGTCTTTCCCCCGGCAGTTTTGCATCAACTGATTTCTGGAACACTCTTGCCATAATCAGATATACTGATTACATTTATGTTAATGAATTTTCGGAATGTTATGCACTTCAGACACCATGAAAACCGGATCCTTTTGGCGTTTCTGAGCCTTTCGCTTTTACTGCATCTCTGCATTATTTTTCTGCTGCCTGATTTACAACTCATCCCTCAAGTTGAAGACAACAAGCCGGTCTATGTCGAAGTCAGGACTCCAACCAGGAGCCGCGAACTTGACCTGCCGGAGACAAAAGATCAGAGCAGGACAGAACCGGCAAAACGTCTCGGCCCGGCGGACCAGGCAGTCAAGAAAGAGCAGGCTCCGCAAGGGGATTTTATTGAGGACCGGATTCCGGCCACACCGTTGCAACCGCAACCGGCACCGACCGAGCAGCCGACTCCAGCCGAAACCGGTAAAGGGAAGCAGGTACCGATTCCGGATCTGGCACAACTGATGACGCTACCGCAGACGACTGTGCAGCGCCTCGATGATCAACTCCGTACCAAGTACCGGGCAGAAGTTGAAGAAGGCGAGAGTGTCTGGCTCGACACCGAAAAAGACTTTCTGATCTCCTTTTACCAGAGGCTGCGTTCCGGCATCTACCGGGTCTGGAACTATCCGGCTAAATCGAAAGACCGGGGTGAAGCGGGGACCTGCCTGATCCGGATGACGTTCAACCGGGATGGGACGGTCAAAGATGTCGAACTGCTTGAAACCAGCGGCTATCCGAGACTTGATCGGGAAGCGGTCGCCGCCGTCTACAAAGGTGAACCATACGGCAAACTTCCCGATGCGTACAAGAAGGAAGAGCTCAGCATCCTCGCCTTTTTCAGATACACCATGGGATACAGACCGGAGATCACCCCGTAAAAAACGCGCAGGGACACCTCCCCGAAACCCGGGAAGTGTCCCTATTTACTCCCCTTTTCCGCTACACCATGGATCGGCCATATATTGCAAACCAAAAAGCCCCGCATTGCGGGGCTTTTTGCTGATCATTTTTCTTCCGTGGGCCAGCAGAGGCATGGCTGACGGGCCGCCGTTGTCTCATCGAGCCGCTTGATCCGGGTTAACTGCGGCGCCTCGTGCAACAGCTCCGGATTGGTCTTCGCCTCTTCGGCAATCGCCAGCATCGCATCACAGAACTCATCGAGTATCTCCATGCTCTCGGTCTCGGTCGGCTCGATCATGATCGCCCCCTTGACCACCAGCGGAAAATAGATGGTCGGTGGATGGAATCCGTAATCGATCAGGCGCTTGGCAACATCGAGGGTATGGCAATCACCGTCAAGGTCCTTGTCGGAAAAAACGACCTCATGCAGGGAACGATGCTTGTGCGGCAGATCGAAGACCGGTTCCAACCGGGCGCGGATGTAGTTGGCGTTGAGAACCGCCATCTGACTGGCCCGTTTGAGGCCGGCGGCACCCATCGTCAGGATATAAGACCAGGCCCGGACCATAACACCGAAGTTGCCGTAAAAAGAGCGGAGCCGACCGATCGACTGCGGCAGGTCGGACTTGAGGGCGTAACCATTACCGTCCTTGATGATGATCGGAGTCGGCAGAAACGGCTCCAGCTCGGCGGTAATACCAACCGGCCCGGCCCCCGGGCCACCGCCGCCATGCGGAGTCGAAAACGTCTTGTGCAGGTTGAAGTGCATGACATCGATCCCCATGTCTCCGGGCCGGGCGATGCCCATTAGAGCGTTGAGGTTGGCACCATCACAGTAAACCAGGCCGCCGCCAGCATGAACAATATCGCAAATCTTCCTGATATCCGATTCAAAAAGGCCGAGGGTGTTCGGGTTGGTCACCATCAGCGCGGCGACATCGTCATCCATGAACTCGGCGACCGTTTCCGCCGTCAGGACCCCTGCCCCCTTCGACTCTATCGGCACAACCTCGTAGCCGCACAGAGACGCCGTTGCCGGATTGGTGCCATGCGCCGTATCCGGGATCAGAACTTTTGTCCGCTTGTTGCCCCTGGCTTCGTGCCAGGCGCGAATCATCAGCATTCCGGCCAGTTCACCGTGAGCCCCGGCCGCCGGCTGAAGAGTCACCCTGGCGAAACCGGAAATTTCGGCAAGCGCCTGCTGCAGATCGTACATCAGGCCAAGAGAACCCTGGCTCAGAGCTTCGGGCGTGTACGGGTGGCATTGACTGAAACCGGCAATCCGGGCCGCGGCTTCGTTGACCTTGGGGTTGTACTTCATGGTACAGCTGCCGAGCGGATAGAAACCGGAGTCAACACCGTAATTCCAGGTCGACAGCCGCGTAAAGTGCCGGACCACGTCGACCTCGGAAACCTCGGGGAAGCCTTCGACTTCATTCCGCGTCAGATGTTCGGGCAGAGAAGCTGTCGGCACATCGAGTTTTGGCAGACTGTAGCCTTTGCGCCCCGGATCGGTATGGTCAAAAATCAGCTTTTCGTTCAGTTGCAAACCACTGGTTCCCGGCCTCATGCGGCACCTCCCTTCAGGGCAGTGACAAGCCGGTCGATATCCTTCCGGCGATGCTGCTCAGTGACACAAACCAGGAAATGATTCTCCATCCCGGTAAAGAAGCGTTCCAACGGAATACCGCCGAGAACCTTGTCACCTTCAAGTCGTTCCATCAGCTCCGACAGATCCTGATCGCAGGAGACAACGAATTCATTGAAGGTCGGGCCGCTGAAGGGAATTGTGAATCCGGGAATGTCGGCGATCGCATTTTTGGCATATTCCGCCTTGGCCAGATTCTGTTCCGCTACTTCGCGAATCCCCTTTTTGCCCATCAGACAAAGATACATATTGGCCATCAGAGCGCACATCCCCTGGTTCGAACAGATGTTCGAGGTCGCCTTTTCACGCCGGATATGCTGTTCACGGGTCGCCAGGGTCAATACGAATCCGTTTTTCCCTTCGGTATCGGTGGTTGCGCCGACCAGACGGCCCGGCATCGAGCGAACGGTTTTCTGCCGGGCGGCAAAAAAACCGACCCCCGGACCGCCGAAGGAAACCGGCATACCGAAACTCTGGCCCTCGCCGATGACGATATCGGCCCCACCCTCGCCCGGCGATTTAAGCAGGCCGAGTGCAACCGGCTCCGGTACCGCCGTTACCAGCAGAGCGCCATCCTTGTGCACGGTTTCGGCCAGAGCCGAGATATCCTCGATAACGCCGAAGAAGTTCGGATACCCGATGACCAGAGCCGCAGTCTGTTCGTTGAGAGCAGCTGCGAGCGCATCCTGGTCAACCCGGCCATCCGCAAGATAAGGGATCTCCGCCAACTCCATCTCGAGGTAACGACAGTAGGTCTCAACCGTTTGTCGATATTCGGGATGTAAAGAACCGGCAAGCAGCACTCTCTTGCGTCGGGTCGCCCGGGCCGCCATCAGTACGGCCTCGGCACAGGCCGAAGCACCATCGTACATCGACGCGTTGCTGACATCCATCCCGGTCAACTGGCAGATCAGGGTCTGGTATTCGAATATAGCCTGCAGGGTCCCCTGGCTGATTTCCTGCTGGTAGGGTGTGTAAGCGGTATAAAACTCACTACGCGACACCAGCTGGTCGATAACTGACGGAATAAAATGATTGTAAGCGCCACCCCCGAGAAAAGAGAGGTACTCACTGACCGAGGCGTTCTCCGCAGCCATTTCCTGCAGTTGCCGCAGCAACTCACTTTCGGAAAGAGCTTCCGGAAGCTGCATCTGGCGGTCCAGACGAAGCTCGGCCGGCACCTCCTCGAAAAGGTCTTCAATTGATTGAACACCGATAGCTGCCAGCATCTGCCGGACATCTTCCTCGGTATGGGGGATATAGCGCATATCAAACTCCTGCTGGCGGCGATTAGCTCTCTTCTTCGACAAAAGCCTGGTAGCCTTCCGCATCAAGCAGACCATCAAGTTCCGATGAATCAGTCAGCTTGATCTTGATCATCCAGCCATCCTCGTACGGAGAGGCATTAACCAGTTCCGGGGTGTCGGGCAGTTCATCATTAACTTCAACAACTTCACCCGAAACGGGCGCATAGATATCGGAAACAGCCTTGACCGATTCAACAACGCCGAAGGATTTGCCGCATTCGACCGAAACGCCCTCCTCGGGAAGTTCAACGAATACAACATCACCCAATGCATCCTGGGCAAAATCGGTAATACCAACCGTTACGACATCATCTTCGATCGACAGCCATTCATGTTCTTCTGTGTACTTGAGATCTACAGGATAGTCCATATTTTCCTCCTGATCGTTTGAGGTTCTCGTTTATTATGCTTAATACTTAAAGTTAATTCTGCCTGAGAATTTCAGGGATTTTCGCCTCAAGGCCCAAGGTCATCAGATGGACTCCGTGGCACCGATCACGGGCAACGGAAACCATCTCCCGGGCAATTGCAACACCTTCGGCAAGCGGGTCTGAAGCCTTGTCAAGCCGCTCGATAATCGCCGCCGGAACCTTAACTCCCGGGATGTTGGCATTGAGAAAACGCGCCATCCGGGAGTTTTTCAACAACAGGACTCCGGCCAGAACAGGAACATTGAGCGGTCCGGCATCATCCATGAAATGTTCGAGTTTCTGACTGTCGAATACGGCCTGGGTCTGAAAGAACCGGGCCCCGGCCTCAATTTTTTTCCGGTACTTCTGAAACATCAGCTCAAACGGTTCCGACTCCGGATTGACTGCGGCACCGGGAAAAAACGCAGGAAGTCCCGCCAACTCCGTTCCCGACATGTCACACCCCTGCGCCAGGCTGTGTACCACCTGAAGGAGCTGTACCGAATCGAGATCAAAGACCGACCGTGCCTCGGGATGATCACCAAACCGGGTATGATCGCCCGAAAGTAACAGCAGGTTTTCGATACCGAGAGCAGCCGCCCCGAGCAGATCGGACTGCAGGGCCATGCGGTTGCGGTCACGGCAAGTTAACTGCAGAATCGGTTCGACCCCCGCTTCCGCCAATTTCCCGGCCAGGACCAGCGGGGTCATCCGCATGTTGGCGCCCTGATTATCGGTAACATTGACCGCGGCAATTCCGTCAAAAGCGGCGGCGGTTGCGAGCGCTTCGGCCACAGCAACGCCTTTCGGCGGAGCGACCTCGGCCGTCGCGACAAACCGGCCGCCGGCCATTGCCTCCTGCAATCGTGACATCAATGACTCCCGCAAGCCAAAAATCTGAGCCGGAATCGCATCGTTACTTCTTTATATTGAATCGTCCCGGCTTGCGCCGCCGGTCCCAGTGTTTCGGGGCAACCGTACGGGCAAATACCCCGGAACGCTTTTGCTTTTTCAGCCGCTCGTAAATCAGGTGCCAGGCACAATCAATCTCGTGATCGACCTCGCATCGCCCCTCTTCCATGCCACCGCAGGGACCATTCAGCAAGCCCTTGGAACAATTGGTCACCGGGCAGATCCCGGCGGTATCATTGATGATGCAGTCACCGCAGAGTGAACATTTCTCCTCATACTGGCCAAAGCGTCTGATATTACCGAGAAACAGTGAATCGAGACCGCCGATCACCCGTTTGTCACTACTTGCAGAAATCGACTGGATGCCGGCGCCACAGGAGAGCACCAGCAGGGCATCGGCATCTTCGACCGCCTGCTTGTGATGACGCAGATCACGACCGGCCCGCATAATATGGCAAGCCTCATCGATAACAACACTTCCGGTCACATCACATTGAACCGCTTCAAGCCATTCCTGCATCTGAAAGACTTCTTCCTCGCCACCCGATTTGCACGCCGTGGCGCAGGCCCCGCACCCGACCAGGAAAACCCGTTCGGCCCCGTCGAG comes from Desulfuromonas sp. and encodes:
- the gcvH gene encoding glycine cleavage system protein H, with protein sequence MDYPVDLKYTEEHEWLSIEDDVVTVGITDFAQDALGDVVFVELPEEGVSVECGKSFGVVESVKAVSDIYAPVSGEVVEVNDELPDTPELVNASPYEDGWMIKIKLTDSSELDGLLDAEGYQAFVEEES
- a CDS encoding aminomethyl-transferring glycine dehydrogenase, giving the protein MRYIPHTEEDVRQMLAAIGVQSIEDLFEEVPAELRLDRQMQLPEALSESELLRQLQEMAAENASVSEYLSFLGGGAYNHFIPSVIDQLVSRSEFYTAYTPYQQEISQGTLQAIFEYQTLICQLTGMDVSNASMYDGASACAEAVLMAARATRRKRVLLAGSLHPEYRQTVETYCRYLEMELAEIPYLADGRVDQDALAAALNEQTAALVIGYPNFFGVIEDISALAETVHKDGALLVTAVPEPVALGLLKSPGEGGADIVIGEGQSFGMPVSFGGPGVGFFAARQKTVRSMPGRLVGATTDTEGKNGFVLTLATREQHIRREKATSNICSNQGMCALMANMYLCLMGKKGIREVAEQNLAKAEYAKNAIADIPGFTIPFSGPTFNEFVVSCDQDLSELMERLEGDKVLGGIPLERFFTGMENHFLVCVTEQHRRKDIDRLVTALKGGAA
- a CDS encoding 5,10-methylenetetrahydrofolate reductase, encoding MSRLQEAMAGGRFVATAEVAPPKGVAVAEALATAAAFDGIAAVNVTDNQGANMRMTPLVLAGKLAEAGVEPILQLTCRDRNRMALQSDLLGAAALGIENLLLLSGDHTRFGDHPEARSVFDLDSVQLLQVVHSLAQGCDMSGTELAGLPAFFPGAAVNPESEPFELMFQKYRKKIEAGARFFQTQAVFDSQKLEHFMDDAGPLNVPVLAGVLLLKNSRMARFLNANIPGVKVPAAIIERLDKASDPLAEGVAIAREMVSVARDRCHGVHLMTLGLEAKIPEILRQN
- a CDS encoding 5,10-methylenetetrahydrofolate reductase; amino-acid sequence: MIISSRKNNEELLAALDGAERVFLVGCGACATACKSGGEEEVFQMQEWLEAVQCDVTGSVVIDEACHIMRAGRDLRHHKQAVEDADALLVLSCGAGIQSISASSDKRVIGGLDSLFLGNIRRFGQYEEKCSLCGDCIINDTAGICPVTNCSKGLLNGPCGGMEEGRCEVDHEIDCAWHLIYERLKKQKRSGVFARTVAPKHWDRRRKPGRFNIKK